From Parvularculales bacterium:
ATATAGATATGGCGGTTTCCTCCATTAAAAAAGGGGCGTATGACTTTATAGAAAAACCTTTCAGGGCAGATCATTTAATTCAGACAATTCGCCGTGTCATAGAAACTACACGTCTAAGACGAGAAAATCAGGAACTCCTTGCTCGGGCAGGAGGTATAATTGAACTAGTCGGAAAATCCCCCGCCGTTATGCTCATGCGGCAAACCGTTGAGAAAATTGCACCCACCTCAAGTCGCATATTAATCACTGGCCCTATTGGGTCGGGCAAGGAGATGGTAGCGCGCCTCATTCATGCGCGCTCTAAACGAGCGGCGGCTCCTTTTATTGCCCTGAATGCTGCAACCATGACTCCGGAGCGGGTAGAGCAGGAATTGTTTGGCATAGAAGAGCCAAGGCAGGGTATCCAAAAAGTGGGGCTTTTAGAACAAGCGCATGGCGGGACGTTGTTTCTTGATGAAATAGGGAAAATGCCCTTAAAAACCCAGAAAAAAACCCTTCGGGTTTTAGTAGAGCAGCGCTTTCAGCGTGTAGGTGGCAGTCGTCAGGTTCAGGTTGATGTGAGAATTATCTCATCCTCCAGTCGTAATTTGGAAGGTGAGATTGAAAAGGACCGTTTCAGTAAAGACCTGTATCATCGTTTGAACGTAACACCTATAGGAGTGCCTCCTTTGACAGATAGGCGGGCTGATATTCCGGCACTGGTAGAAAACCTCATAGAGCGGATATGCACAACTTCGGGTCTGGCCCCTCGTCGCATCGGCAATGATGCCCTTGCAGTCCTGCAGAGTTATACTTGGCCTGGGAATATACGCCAGCTTCGTAATTATGTTGAACGTTTAATGATTTTAGCTAATGGAAATGAAGATATTATAACCGCTACTATGTTACCCAATGATATGCCCGATCAAATAATGGCTTTGCCCAGCACGGACCAAGAGCATATTATGGCGATGCCCTTGCGGGCG
This genomic window contains:
- a CDS encoding sigma-54 dependent transcriptional regulator — encoded protein: MSTQDKIADILIVDDEAEIRNLIAGVLSDDGYETRVATGCAEAFSAIEDRIPRLILLDIWLQNDSMDGLRILEQLKENYPEIPVVMISGHGNIDMAVSSIKKGAYDFIEKPFRADHLIQTIRRVIETTRLRRENQELLARAGGIIELVGKSPAVMLMRQTVEKIAPTSSRILITGPIGSGKEMVARLIHARSKRAAAPFIALNAATMTPERVEQELFGIEEPRQGIQKVGLLEQAHGGTLFLDEIGKMPLKTQKKTLRVLVEQRFQRVGGSRQVQVDVRIISSSSRNLEGEIEKDRFSKDLYHRLNVTPIGVPPLTDRRADIPALVENLIERICTTSGLAPRRIGNDALAVLQSYTWPGNIRQLRNYVERLMILANGNEDIITATMLPNDMPDQIMALPSTDQEHIMAMPLRAARESFERDYLQAQVKRFGGNISKTADFIGMERSALHRKLKFLGISNRAHQDT